A region from the Benincasa hispida cultivar B227 chromosome 12, ASM972705v1, whole genome shotgun sequence genome encodes:
- the LOC120092810 gene encoding uncharacterized protein LOC120092810 gives MPFSSFSLNRFPDRKKPTPTESTATDDGLAAVKAAAWAWYQHGSGSESKPVREFGLTRPITVPKPSRYKLEASRSQSLLIEDNSQTPKLHNNSLLDSYEIASISRRLSDLLDPSDINNFRFSSFESEIMDLGRQIEGKTTKPNKFTALWRWRRRKPSLMCGKTDDVVLGTLVSPLQKQPRRPMPRRT, from the coding sequence ATGCCATTTTCATCATTCTCCCTCAACCGTTTCCCGGACCGGAAAAAGCCAACCCCGACGGAATCCACCGCCACGGACGACGGATTAGCGGCGGTGAAGGCGGCGGCATGGGCCTGGTACCAGCATGGGTCTGGGTCGGAATCGAAGCCGGTGCGGGAATTCGGGCTGACAAGACCCATCACTGTCCCCAAGCCGTCTCGCTACAAGCTCGAAGCCAGCCGAAGTCAAAGTTTATTGATTGAGGACAATTCACAAACACCTAAGCTGCATAATAACTCTCTCCTCGATAGCTACGAAATTGCGAGCATTTCTAGACGCTTATCTGACCTTTTAGATCCCAGTGatatcaataattttagattcAGTAGCTTCGAATCTGAAATTATGGATCTAGGACGACAAATTGAGGGGAAGACCACGAAGCCCAACAAATTCACAGCCCTATGGCGGTGGCGGAGGCGAAAACCGTCGCTGATGTGCGGTAAAACGGACGATGTGGTTCTTGGCACTCTCGTCTCCCCACTCCAAAAACAACCCCGCCGCCCCATGCCACGGCGGACCTAG